The Bos indicus x Bos taurus breed Angus x Brahman F1 hybrid chromosome 10, Bos_hybrid_MaternalHap_v2.0, whole genome shotgun sequence genome has a segment encoding these proteins:
- the LOC113899589 gene encoding olfactory receptor 11H12-like, with product MNISESASHSESVREFILLGFPCSREIQVILFMFFSMVYLLTLIGNGAIICAVCWDQHLHTPMYILLGNFAFLEIWYVNSTVPNTLINFLSESKAISFTGCFLQLYFFFSMGSTECFFLSAMSFDRYFAICRPLNYATIMTGRRCFNLVIACWVCGFLWYLVPVILISQLPFCGPNAIDHFVCDSGPLLTLSCVPAPMSKLTSYTLSALIILLSFLFILISYALVLLAVLRLPSASSRQKAFSTCGSHLAVVLLCYGTIMVMHVSPGSSHSTLLPKIMTLFYAMVTPLINPLIYSLRNKDMKKALWKVLEKFKISFKVFGSRRRRNVG from the coding sequence ATGAACATCTCCGAATCAGCATCCCATTCTGAATCAGTGCGTGAATTCATCCTTCTGGGTTTTCCCTGCAGCAGGGAGATTCAGGTCATTCTGTTTATGTTCTTCTCCATGGTCTACCTCCTGACTCTCATAGGAAATGGAGCCATTATCTGTGCTGTGTGTTGGGACCAGCatctccacacccccatgtacatCCTGCTGGGGAATTTTGCATTCCTGGAGATCTGGTATGTCAACTCCACTGTTCCAAACACATTGATCAACTTCCTCTCAGAGAGCAAGGCCATCTCTTTCACTGGTTGCTTCcttcaattatattttttcttttccatgggctcCACTGAGTGCTTCTTTCTCTCAGCAATGTCGTTTGATCGATACTTTGCCATCTGCCGCCCTCTAAATTATGCCACAATTATGACTGGTAGACGTTGTTTCAACCTAGTGATTGCTTGTTGGGTATGTGGATTTCTCTGGTATCTGGTGCCTGTTATTCTCATTTCCCAACTGCCTTTCTGTGGTCCTAATGCAATTGATCACTTTGTATGTGACTCAGGCCCACTGCTGACCCTTTCATGTGTTCCTGCTCCCATGTCCAAGCTCACCAGCTATACTCTAAGTGCCCTCATCATCCTCCTTAGCTTCCTTTTCATCCTCATCTCCTATGCCCTGGTTCTACTTGCTGTTCTTCGATTGCCCTCAGCATCCAGTCGACAAAAGGCCTTTTCCACCTGTGGGTCCCATTTGGCTGTGGTGCTGCTATGCTACGGGACCATTATGGTGATGCATGTGAGCCCTGGATCCAGCCACTCCACCTTATTGCCGAAAATCATGACTTTGTTCTATGCCATGGTGACTCCACTCATCAACCCTTTGATTTACAGTCTCAGGAATAAGGATATGAAAAAAGCTCTCTGGAAAGTTctggaaaagtttaaaatttcttttaaagtctTTGGCAGCAGGCGCAGGAGGAATGTGGGATAA
- the LOC113899590 gene encoding LOW QUALITY PROTEIN: olfactory receptor 4Q3-like (The sequence of the model RefSeq protein was modified relative to this genomic sequence to represent the inferred CDS: inserted 1 base in 1 codon): MKKENDSKVTEFVLLGLSSSLELQLFLFLIFLLFYMAIVLGNLLIVVTVRADTHLLQSPMYYFLGHLSFIDLCLSCVTVPKMLGDFVQEDKIISFSGCLAQICFLHFLGASEMFLLTAMAYDRYVAICNPLQYLTVMNHQLCLQMVFACWCGGFVHSITQVTLVIQLPFCGPNKLDNFYCDVPQVIKLACTDTYVVEVLMVSNSGLLSLVCFLVLLFSYAVILVTLRTRFRQGQNRALSTCASHLTVVSLIFVPCVFIYLRPFCSFSVDKVFSVFYTVITPMLNPLIYTLRNTDMKTAMKKLRXKTCDILLPCPRMNRKR, translated from the exons atgaaaaaagaaaatgattctaaGGTGACAGAATTTGTTCTTCTGGGTCTATCATCATCCTTGGAGCTGCAGCtatttctcttcttaatatttctgttgttttacatGGCCATTGTCCTGGGAAACCTCTTGATAGTGGTAACGGTGCGAGCTGATACTCACCTGCTCCAATCACCTATGTACTATTTTTTGGGCCACCTGTCCTTCATTGACCTATGCCTGAGCTGTGTTACTGTGCCCAAGATGTTAGGAGATTTCGTACAGGAGGACAAGATCATCTCTTTTTCCGGATGCCTGGCCCAGATCTGCTTCCTGCACTTTCTGGGAGCCAGTGAGATGTTTCTGCTGACAGCCATGGCCTATGATAGGTATGTTGCCATATGTAATCCTTTGCAGTACCTGACAGTCATGAACCACCAGCTGTGCCTTCAGATGGTTTTTGCCTGTTGGTGTGGGGGTTTTGTCCATTCTATCACACAGGTCACACTGGTCATTCAGCTGCCTTTCTGTGGGCCCAATAAACTGGACAACTTCTACTGTGACGTCCCACAGGTCATCAAGCTAGCCTGCACAGACACATATGTAGTAGAAGTGCTGATGGTCTCGAACAGTGGTCTATTGTCTCTTGTCTGTTTCTTGGTTTTGCTCTTCTCTTATGCTGTCATCCTGGTCACCCTGAGAACTCGCTTCCGCCAGGGCCAGAACAGGGCACTCTCTACCTGTGCCTCCCACCTAACAGTGGTCAGTCTGATCTTTGTGCCGTGTGTATTCATCTACCTGAGACCTTTCTGCAGCTTCTCTGTGGACAAAGTTTTCTCTGTCTTCTACACAGTGATCACACCTATGTTGAACCCCCTCATTTATACTCTCAGAAACACTGATATGAAGACAGCTATGAAGAAGCTGA AAAAAACATGTGACATCCTGCTGCCATGTCCAAGAATGAACAGGAAGAGgtga